In Massilia violaceinigra, one DNA window encodes the following:
- a CDS encoding GNAT family N-acetyltransferase: protein MNIAIETPDQPEVIQLIADLDAYQDSLYPAESRYALDLTSLKQPNVRFAVARDVDGSAIGCGAVVLYDEYVELKRMYVAPAQRGMGVAGKVLALLEASTREAGLDMLMLETGPSQPDALGFYGRAGYERCERYGDYRDDPLSVFMKKRLN, encoded by the coding sequence ATGAATATCGCCATTGAAACGCCCGATCAGCCGGAAGTGATTCAGCTGATCGCGGACCTGGATGCCTATCAGGACTCGCTTTACCCCGCCGAGAGCCGCTATGCGCTGGATCTGACTTCACTGAAGCAGCCGAACGTGCGGTTTGCGGTGGCCCGCGATGTCGACGGGTCGGCGATCGGGTGCGGCGCGGTGGTGCTGTATGACGAGTATGTGGAGTTGAAACGGATGTACGTGGCGCCGGCCCAGCGCGGTATGGGAGTAGCAGGAAAGGTGCTGGCGCTGCTGGAAGCGTCCACGCGGGAGGCTGGTTTGGATATGCTGATGCTGGAAACGGGGCCCTCGCAGCCGGACGCGCTGGGGTTTTATGGCCGCGCCGGATATGAACGGTGCGAGCGCTACGGGGATTATCGTGACGATCCGTTGAGCGTCTTTATGAAGAAGCGCCTGAACTGA
- a CDS encoding response regulator transcription factor, protein MRILIIEDNPDIVANLYGFLEPKGYILDSAANGYAGLALAAQNTYDIVVLDVVLPGLTGLDICQKLRGELNSAIPVLMLTARDTLQDKVAGFDSGADDYLVKPFSLVELDIRLKALLRRANGAVSGATILRVGELSFNTGTYEAARAGVPLALTKTGYTILKCLMRDSPKVVPRHVIEQAIWGDDRPDSDALRTHIHALRQALDKPFPAAMLRTVPGLGFKLVNPDDIA, encoded by the coding sequence ATGCGTATCCTTATCATCGAAGACAATCCCGACATCGTCGCCAACCTCTACGGTTTTCTGGAACCCAAGGGCTACATCCTCGACTCGGCAGCCAACGGCTACGCCGGCCTGGCCCTGGCGGCCCAGAATACCTACGACATCGTGGTGCTCGACGTCGTGCTGCCCGGCCTGACGGGCCTGGACATCTGCCAGAAGCTCCGCGGAGAACTCAACAGCGCCATTCCCGTGCTGATGCTGACCGCGCGCGACACGCTGCAGGACAAGGTCGCCGGCTTCGACAGCGGCGCCGACGACTACCTGGTCAAGCCATTTTCCCTGGTCGAACTCGACATCCGCCTCAAGGCCTTGCTGCGCCGTGCCAACGGCGCCGTCAGCGGTGCCACCATCCTGCGCGTCGGCGAGCTGAGCTTCAACACCGGCACCTACGAAGCCGCGCGCGCCGGCGTACCGCTGGCTCTCACCAAAACCGGCTACACCATCCTCAAATGCCTGATGCGCGATTCGCCCAAGGTCGTGCCGCGCCACGTCATCGAGCAAGCCATCTGGGGCGACGACCGGCCCGACAGCGACGCCTTGCGCACCCACATCCATGCCCTGCGCCAAGCCCTCGACAAACCCTTTCCGGCCGCCATGCTGCGCACCGTGCCCGGCCTCGGTTTCAAACTGGTGAACCCCGATGACATCGCGTGA
- a CDS encoding sensor histidine kinase, translating to MTSRDSLRNRIAVAYLLFALGSSLFLAAIAIVAVEGIEVHLVDNRLTEAAAWAAPRHAGGLPVAMPAGLSFYHGASIPEPLRNLPEGVGEVHVDGIGLHVLAGKDASGNYVVVDHESDYEKVELVVYSMFGLGFIGIMLFSLFLGGFIGRRFVTPITILANAVRENSSELPLLERQDELGILARAFAAHTSELRIYLERERLFTGDVSHELRTPLTVITGAAEIIMTQADANPATAAAAERILRAANEASACVNVLLTLARSRDRIAHPVTSLEQIASAETERYQPLVAGRPVALRFLGGPAFAVAAPPELLVAAVGNLIRNACQYTTHGEVSVRLGDGLVRVEDTGPGLPLAVRATFDQGQGAAPGLPLAVCATFDQGQGAAPGAGSAGAGLGLALVRRICEYLGATLAFSEREGGGSVFEIRFNMALTKS from the coding sequence ATGACATCGCGTGACTCCCTGCGCAACCGCATCGCGGTTGCCTACCTGCTGTTCGCGCTCGGATCCTCGCTCTTCCTCGCGGCAATTGCCATCGTGGCGGTCGAGGGGATCGAGGTCCACCTGGTCGACAACCGCCTGACGGAGGCCGCTGCCTGGGCGGCGCCACGCCATGCCGGCGGCTTGCCGGTTGCCATGCCCGCCGGCCTGAGCTTCTACCATGGCGCATCGATTCCGGAGCCACTGCGCAATCTCCCCGAAGGCGTCGGCGAAGTACACGTCGACGGTATCGGCCTGCACGTGCTTGCTGGCAAAGATGCGAGCGGCAACTACGTCGTGGTCGATCACGAAAGCGACTACGAAAAGGTCGAACTGGTCGTCTATTCGATGTTCGGCCTCGGCTTCATCGGCATCATGCTGTTCTCGCTGTTTCTGGGTGGCTTCATCGGACGCCGCTTCGTCACCCCGATCACGATCCTGGCCAATGCCGTGCGTGAAAATTCCTCCGAATTGCCCTTGCTCGAACGCCAGGACGAACTCGGCATCCTGGCGCGCGCCTTTGCCGCCCATACCAGCGAGCTGCGCATTTACCTTGAGCGCGAGCGCCTGTTCACGGGCGACGTCAGCCACGAACTGCGCACGCCGCTGACGGTGATCACCGGCGCCGCTGAAATCATCATGACCCAGGCTGACGCCAACCCCGCCACCGCCGCCGCGGCCGAGCGCATCCTGCGCGCCGCCAACGAGGCGTCCGCCTGCGTCAATGTCCTGCTGACCCTGGCGCGCTCGCGCGACCGCATCGCCCATCCCGTCACCAGCCTGGAGCAGATCGCCAGTGCCGAAACCGAGCGCTACCAGCCGCTGGTCGCGGGCCGGCCGGTGGCGCTGCGTTTCCTGGGCGGCCCCGCCTTCGCCGTCGCCGCCCCGCCCGAACTGCTGGTGGCCGCCGTCGGTAACCTGATCCGCAACGCATGCCAGTACACCACGCACGGCGAGGTGTCGGTTCGCCTCGGCGACGGCCTGGTGCGGGTGGAAGACACCGGCCCCGGCTTGCCGCTCGCCGTGCGCGCCACCTTCGACCAGGGGCAGGGCGCCGCCCCCGGCTTGCCGCTCGCCGTGTGCGCCACCTTCGACCAGGGGCAGGGCGCCGCCCCCGGCGCGGGATCGGCGGGCGCCGGCCTGGGCTTGGCCCTGGTGCGGCGCATCTGCGAGTATCTCGGCGCCACGCTTGCCTTCAGCGAACGCGAGGGCGGCGGCAGCGTCTTCGAGATCCGCTTCAATATGGCCTTAACGAAATCTTAA
- a CDS encoding phosphoethanolamine transferase, with protein sequence MKLNTAPRIHASLLILGASTFLLTAYNGNFWRTFFSATGGVSLPHLPLHLGSFLLLVLLFNACLNLINFRFIVKPVLVVLFMATSATYYFMNEYGTAIDKSMIQNLLETDVHEALELLNWKLLLTITVLGIIPSLLVCRAKISFCAGKRGLMLQAANIGGSLLMASVLLFLFFKSLAPALREHRELRYLLAPTNYIQAINGYIKQQRAQALVMAPLGMDATKRVVGSGNRQRSVTLIVVGETARAANFSLNGYTRATNPELSAQPDLLNFTDVQSCGTATAVSVPCVFSALGRKNYSDDKAHAQQGLLDVLSHAGFSVLWRDNNSGCKGACDRVDYEDLSKTEPGNRWCVDDECFDERLLDGLPELIRKASQDMVIVLHQKGSHGPAYWKRAPAAFQRFGPVCQTNQLESCSRESIVAAYDNSILYTDHFLNQAIELLKASAAKEQINTAMLYFSDHGESLGEHNMYLHGAPYVISPAEQRAVPFMLWLSDGFRSRFHIDQRCLAARTGQAFSHDNVFHSVLGMHSIGTAVYNPGLDIFGPCTHEA encoded by the coding sequence TTGAAATTGAATACCGCACCGCGCATCCACGCTTCCCTGCTCATCCTGGGCGCCTCGACCTTTCTGCTCACCGCCTATAACGGCAATTTCTGGCGCACCTTTTTCAGCGCCACCGGCGGTGTCAGCCTGCCGCACCTGCCGCTTCACCTGGGCAGCTTTCTCCTGCTGGTCCTCTTGTTCAATGCCTGCCTGAACCTCATCAATTTTCGTTTCATCGTCAAACCCGTGCTGGTCGTCCTGTTCATGGCGACCTCGGCCACGTACTACTTCATGAACGAGTACGGCACGGCCATCGACAAATCGATGATCCAGAACCTGCTCGAAACCGATGTCCACGAAGCCCTCGAACTGCTGAACTGGAAACTGCTGCTGACCATCACCGTGCTCGGGATTATCCCGTCGCTGCTGGTGTGCCGCGCGAAGATCAGTTTCTGCGCAGGCAAGCGCGGCCTGATGCTGCAGGCCGCCAATATCGGCGGCTCGCTGCTGATGGCGTCCGTGTTGCTGTTCCTGTTCTTCAAAAGCCTGGCGCCTGCCCTGCGCGAGCACCGCGAACTGCGCTATCTGCTGGCGCCCACCAACTACATCCAGGCCATCAACGGCTACATCAAACAGCAGCGCGCCCAGGCGCTGGTGATGGCCCCGCTGGGCATGGATGCGACCAAACGCGTGGTGGGCAGCGGCAACCGCCAGCGCTCGGTGACCCTGATTGTCGTCGGCGAGACCGCGCGCGCCGCCAATTTTTCGCTCAACGGCTACACCCGCGCCACCAATCCGGAACTGTCGGCACAGCCCGACCTGCTCAATTTCACCGATGTGCAATCGTGCGGCACGGCCACGGCCGTCTCGGTGCCCTGCGTCTTTTCGGCACTGGGACGAAAAAACTATTCCGACGACAAGGCGCACGCCCAGCAGGGCTTGCTCGATGTGCTTTCGCATGCCGGCTTCAGCGTGCTATGGCGCGATAATAATTCCGGCTGCAAGGGTGCTTGCGACCGGGTCGACTACGAAGACCTGTCCAAGACTGAACCAGGCAACCGCTGGTGCGTCGACGACGAATGCTTCGACGAACGCCTGCTCGATGGCTTGCCCGAACTGATCCGCAAGGCGTCCCAGGACATGGTCATCGTGCTGCACCAGAAGGGCAGCCACGGCCCGGCCTACTGGAAGCGCGCCCCCGCCGCCTTTCAGCGCTTCGGCCCGGTGTGCCAGACCAACCAGCTCGAGTCGTGCTCGCGCGAATCGATCGTGGCCGCCTACGATAATTCGATCCTGTACACCGACCACTTCCTCAATCAGGCCATCGAATTGCTCAAGGCCAGCGCCGCAAAGGAACAGATCAACACGGCCATGCTCTACTTTTCCGACCATGGCGAGTCGCTCGGCGAACACAATATGTACCTGCACGGCGCTCCGTATGTCATTTCCCCGGCCGAGCAGCGCGCAGTGCCGTTCATGCTGTGGCTGTCGGACGGATTCCGCTCGCGCTTTCACATCGACCAGCGCTGCCTGGCGGCCCGCACCGGCCAGGCGTTCTCGCACGACAACGTGTTCCACTCGGTACTGGGGATGCACAGCATCGGCACCGCCGTCTACAATCCCGGCCTCGATATCTTCGGCCCGTGCACGCATGAGGCATAA
- a CDS encoding phosphatase PAP2 family protein, with amino-acid sequence MRHKRLGLALAGSALAIASINAFTDLDLILARAMFDPASATFPWRHTWFAETFSHVWAKIMLLTLAGAVVLAAVFDLLWPRLAWQDTFRLRLRVVALAAVLVPAWIGALKHVSTSHCPWDLDLFGGSETYVRLFQAVSPNASVGHCMPAGHVSSALWLVSVAVFWLPHQPRTALWMGSAMLGLGFALGWVQQLRGAHFLTHTLWSMWWTCLIVSILYVLLIDRRAAGCRSGNTQLS; translated from the coding sequence ATGAGGCATAAGCGGCTGGGCTTGGCGCTTGCCGGGAGCGCACTCGCCATCGCGTCGATCAACGCCTTCACCGATCTCGACCTGATCCTGGCGCGCGCCATGTTCGACCCGGCCAGCGCCACGTTTCCGTGGCGTCATACGTGGTTTGCCGAAACATTCAGCCACGTCTGGGCCAAGATCATGCTGCTGACCCTGGCCGGCGCCGTGGTGCTCGCGGCCGTGTTCGACCTGTTGTGGCCGCGCCTGGCCTGGCAAGACACCTTCCGCCTGCGCCTGCGCGTGGTGGCCCTGGCTGCCGTGCTGGTGCCCGCGTGGATCGGCGCGCTCAAGCATGTCAGCACCTCGCATTGTCCCTGGGACCTGGACCTGTTCGGCGGCAGCGAAACCTATGTGCGCCTGTTCCAGGCGGTATCGCCCAACGCCTCGGTCGGCCACTGCATGCCGGCCGGACATGTGTCGAGCGCGCTGTGGCTGGTCTCCGTGGCAGTGTTCTGGCTGCCGCACCAGCCGCGCACGGCCCTGTGGATGGGTTCAGCCATGCTCGGCCTGGGCTTTGCCCTCGGCTGGGTGCAACAATTGCGCGGCGCCCACTTCCTCACCCACACCCTGTGGTCGATGTGGTGGACTTGCCTGATCGTCAGCATCTTGTATGTGCTGCTGATCGACCGCCGGGCTGCCGGCTGCCGGAGTGGAAATACTCAACTTTCTTGA
- a CDS encoding DUF3455 domain-containing protein, translating into MKRISVGMIAVLLSTSSFAADPAPIAVPAGNTLALTVLGAGDLAYECKVKAGTPGAHEWVFAGPTAVLYDKTSKAVIGKYYAGPTWEANDGSKVGGKQLGVSPSGNAASIPLQLVQAAPATGSGAMTGVTYIQRMNTKGGIAPADACGADNLGAKKMVKYEADYLFYKAS; encoded by the coding sequence ATGAAACGCATTTCCGTTGGCATGATTGCCGTCCTGTTGTCGACCAGCTCCTTCGCCGCCGACCCGGCACCGATCGCCGTCCCGGCTGGCAACACGCTCGCCCTGACCGTGCTCGGCGCGGGCGACCTGGCCTACGAGTGCAAGGTCAAGGCGGGCACCCCCGGCGCCCATGAGTGGGTCTTCGCCGGCCCCACCGCGGTCCTGTACGACAAGACCAGCAAGGCCGTGATCGGCAAATATTACGCAGGCCCGACCTGGGAAGCGAACGATGGCAGCAAGGTCGGCGGCAAGCAGCTCGGCGTGAGCCCGTCGGGCAATGCCGCGTCGATTCCGCTGCAACTGGTGCAAGCCGCGCCAGCCACCGGCAGCGGCGCCATGACGGGCGTCACCTACATCCAGCGCATGAATACCAAGGGCGGCATTGCGCCGGCCGATGCTTGCGGCGCCGACAATCTGGGTGCGAAAAAGATGGTCAAGTACGAAGCGGACTACCTGTTCTACAAGGCGTCCTGA
- a CDS encoding alpha/beta hydrolase, with amino-acid sequence MPALVAQHSHQLVAADGTTLFVSDYLLPASPLRASVVIMHGLGEHSGRYRHLAAFFNECGLSVRCYDHRGHGRSQGKRGDVINGDPLLQDAEIVIDDFAARFRLPPFLFGHSMGGLFAARFALSGVSPLRGLILSSPALGLRLSRLQMLLLDVLHAVAPSLAVPNGLPPRWLSHDPKVVAAYEADPLVHGKISARLMRSMLRSVAYCQANAGKLAVPALLLAAGDDHLVDPDGVRRFAAHLPSGMAQLHVYDEMYHEIFNELDAARPLADLRAWLAAQDAL; translated from the coding sequence ATGCCCGCGCTGGTGGCGCAGCACAGCCACCAGCTCGTTGCTGCCGACGGCACCACGCTGTTCGTGAGCGACTACCTGTTGCCGGCGTCGCCGCTGCGCGCCAGCGTGGTGATCATGCATGGCCTGGGCGAACATAGCGGACGCTATCGCCACCTGGCCGCCTTCTTCAACGAATGCGGCCTGTCGGTACGCTGCTACGACCACCGCGGCCATGGCCGCTCGCAAGGGAAACGCGGCGACGTCATCAACGGCGATCCGCTACTGCAAGATGCCGAGATCGTCATCGACGATTTCGCCGCCCGCTTTCGCCTGCCTCCCTTTTTATTCGGCCACAGCATGGGCGGACTGTTCGCGGCGCGCTTTGCCTTATCAGGCGTGTCGCCACTGCGCGGGCTGATCCTGTCCTCGCCTGCGCTGGGGCTGCGCCTGTCGCGCCTGCAAATGCTGTTGCTCGATGTGCTGCACGCGGTCGCGCCGTCGCTGGCGGTGCCGAACGGCCTGCCGCCGCGCTGGCTGTCGCACGATCCCAAGGTTGTGGCGGCTTACGAAGCCGATCCGCTGGTGCACGGAAAAATCAGTGCGCGCCTGATGCGCTCGATGCTGCGCTCAGTCGCGTATTGCCAGGCGAACGCCGGCAAGCTGGCCGTGCCGGCACTGCTGCTGGCCGCCGGCGACGACCATCTGGTCGACCCGGACGGGGTGCGCCGGTTCGCCGCGCACCTGCCGTCCGGCATGGCGCAGCTGCATGTGTACGACGAGATGTATCACGAAATTTTCAACGAGCTTGATGCGGCCCGCCCGCTGGCGGACCTGCGTGCTTGGCTGGCTGCTCAGGACGCCTTGTAG
- a CDS encoding DUF1840 domain-containing protein — protein MLITFTSKAASEVLMYKEHAKRILDLLHKDVDQGVITAMEAPHALQVLEKEIEESRQHSVSEDVERDVHAHHNEDGDDTDHEQIQAVSFSTRAYPLVEMLRAAKAGGHDVVWGV, from the coding sequence ATGTTAATTACCTTTACCTCCAAAGCAGCATCAGAAGTTTTGATGTACAAGGAACACGCAAAACGCATCCTCGACCTCCTCCATAAAGACGTCGACCAGGGTGTGATCACGGCAATGGAAGCGCCGCATGCCTTGCAGGTTCTCGAAAAAGAAATCGAAGAGAGCCGCCAGCATTCGGTGTCGGAAGATGTCGAGCGCGATGTCCACGCGCATCACAACGAAGATGGCGACGATACCGATCACGAACAAATCCAGGCGGTCAGTTTCTCGACGCGCGCCTATCCCCTGGTGGAAATGCTGCGCGCCGCCAAGGCCGGCGGACACGACGTCGTCTGGGGCGTGTAA
- a CDS encoding ABC transporter ATP-binding protein: MNTDNGDALRLTGLVKHFGRPAVDNLDLTVRRGELYALLGPNGAGKTTTLRMVAGLLAPDAGRIEVLGVDLARDPAGAKRAMAYLPDDPLLYAKLKPTEYLEFVAGLWGIEADEAEPRARRLLDWLELTPHAHELTDGFSRGMKQKLALAGALIHEPRLLILDEPLTGLDAAAARQVKDLLLAHVDGGGTVILTTHILEVAERLAQRIGIIQHGRLIAEGTLDQLRGLAQGGTLEDVFLHLTGKG; this comes from the coding sequence ATGAACACCGATAACGGCGACGCACTGCGGCTCACTGGACTGGTCAAGCATTTCGGCCGTCCCGCGGTCGACAATCTGGACCTGACGGTGCGGCGCGGCGAGCTGTATGCCCTGCTCGGGCCGAATGGCGCCGGCAAGACCACCACCTTGCGCATGGTGGCCGGGCTGCTCGCGCCCGACGCCGGCCGCATCGAGGTGCTCGGCGTCGACCTGGCGCGCGATCCGGCCGGCGCCAAGCGCGCCATGGCGTATCTGCCTGACGACCCGCTGCTGTACGCCAAACTGAAACCGACCGAGTACCTCGAATTCGTGGCCGGCCTGTGGGGCATAGAAGCCGATGAAGCCGAGCCGCGCGCGCGGCGCCTGCTCGACTGGCTCGAGCTGACGCCGCACGCGCACGAACTGACCGATGGCTTTTCGCGCGGGATGAAGCAAAAGCTGGCGCTGGCCGGGGCACTGATTCACGAACCGCGCCTGCTCATTCTCGACGAGCCGCTCACCGGGCTCGATGCGGCCGCCGCGCGCCAGGTCAAGGACCTGCTGCTGGCGCACGTGGACGGCGGCGGCACGGTGATCCTCACCACCCACATTCTTGAAGTGGCGGAGCGGCTGGCGCAGCGCATCGGCATCATCCAGCACGGGCGTCTGATCGCCGAAGGCACGCTCGACCAGCTGCGCGGCCTGGCCCAGGGCGGCACGCTGGAAGACGTGTTCCTGCACCTGACGGGGAAAGGCTGA
- a CDS encoding MFS transporter, whose translation MTAPLSGARAARVFLCFAFGYLLSYALRAVNAVIAPALVAEMHLSNADLGLLSSAYFVSFGAMQLPLGVWLDKYGARRTEASLLLCAALGAAVFASSSSLAGLWIGRALIGIGVSACLMAAFKAYRQWFPLERQSQLASWMLVAGTSGALTATVPVTLALPALGWRGIFWVVAALLLAVSGAIFFLLREVERQFDDGAAKGGTATGDAAPDGGYRRIFGSAYFWRMGVPGLLNHGIFFALQTLWAGPWMMTVLGKSAQQTGQILFAFNLVLLLSYLALGWAAPRLVARGWNTHRIIGIGIGGMVLAQAAMLFTSAPMAWLLWLLLAACVPVTTLVQSHVGLAFPAALAGRANSAYNLQLFIGAFATQWGFGVAVDLFKAHGVLAADAFRATLAVAVLLQAGALVFFLLNRAQPGNPST comes from the coding sequence GTGACAGCCCCCCTGAGCGGTGCGCGCGCGGCGCGCGTGTTCCTGTGCTTTGCCTTCGGCTACCTGCTGTCGTACGCGCTGCGGGCGGTCAACGCCGTCATCGCGCCGGCCCTGGTGGCGGAGATGCACTTGTCGAACGCCGACCTGGGGCTGCTGTCGTCGGCCTATTTCGTCAGCTTCGGGGCCATGCAGCTGCCGCTCGGCGTGTGGCTCGACAAATACGGCGCGCGCCGCACCGAGGCCAGCCTGCTGCTGTGCGCCGCCCTGGGCGCGGCCGTGTTTGCGTCGAGCAGTTCGCTGGCCGGCCTGTGGATCGGGCGCGCCCTGATCGGCATCGGCGTGTCGGCCTGCCTGATGGCCGCCTTCAAGGCGTACCGCCAGTGGTTCCCGCTCGAACGCCAGAGCCAGCTGGCCAGCTGGATGCTGGTGGCCGGCACCTCGGGCGCGCTCACCGCCACCGTGCCGGTGACCCTGGCGCTGCCGGCGCTGGGCTGGCGCGGCATTTTCTGGGTGGTCGCGGCGCTGCTGCTGGCCGTCTCCGGCGCGATCTTTTTCCTGCTGCGCGAGGTCGAGCGCCAGTTCGACGACGGCGCGGCCAAGGGCGGCACCGCAACAGGCGACGCGGCGCCCGACGGCGGCTACCGGCGCATTTTCGGCAGCGCCTATTTCTGGCGCATGGGCGTGCCGGGCCTGCTCAATCACGGCATTTTCTTCGCCCTGCAAACCCTGTGGGCCGGACCGTGGATGATGACGGTGCTGGGCAAGAGCGCGCAGCAGACCGGCCAGATCCTGTTTGCGTTTAACCTGGTGCTGCTGCTGTCCTACCTGGCGCTCGGCTGGGCCGCGCCGCGCCTGGTGGCGCGCGGCTGGAACACGCACCGCATCATCGGCATCGGCATCGGCGGCATGGTGCTGGCGCAGGCGGCCATGCTGTTCACCAGCGCGCCCATGGCCTGGCTGCTCTGGCTGCTGCTGGCGGCCTGCGTGCCGGTCACCACCCTGGTGCAATCGCACGTCGGGCTGGCTTTCCCGGCCGCGCTGGCCGGGCGCGCCAACTCGGCCTACAACCTGCAGCTGTTCATCGGCGCCTTTGCCACCCAGTGGGGCTTCGGGGTGGCGGTCGACCTGTTCAAGGCGCACGGCGTGCTCGCCGCCGATGCGTTCCGCGCCACGCTCGCCGTCGCGGTGCTGCTGCAGGCCGGCGCGCTGGTCTTCTTCCTCCTCAACCGCGCACAACCCGGGAACCCAAGTACATGA
- a CDS encoding class I SAM-dependent methyltransferase, translating into MVQATPLRISPLLAVQGREHDLDYAPAPWVLKQCAETDIIFLANPPAYEELSETYAYEVTFSKESAARKQAEPIRYAFSTMLKRFRAKVLKRNKVLGILNQLIAASPSARINVLDVGCGWGELLQTLMTSLPPALRSRVAPHGVEISRALSTLSDDKLRPLGGRCVHASAQDGVLRFDEDYFDVIVMASYLEHEASPLEVLENCRKRLKADGTIIVKVPNFACYNRMIRGPRWSGFRWPDHVNYFTPKTLRAIAARAGLDVVRMSALDTTPFSDNMYALLRTSKPAP; encoded by the coding sequence TTGGTTCAAGCCACACCGTTGCGCATTTCTCCTTTACTGGCCGTACAAGGCCGCGAACACGACCTGGACTACGCGCCGGCACCCTGGGTGCTCAAGCAATGCGCTGAAACCGACATCATCTTCCTGGCCAATCCGCCCGCCTACGAAGAGCTGAGCGAAACTTACGCCTACGAAGTGACCTTCAGCAAGGAATCGGCCGCGCGCAAGCAGGCCGAACCGATCCGCTACGCCTTCAGCACCATGCTCAAGCGCTTCCGCGCCAAGGTCTTAAAGCGCAACAAGGTGCTGGGCATCCTGAACCAGCTGATCGCCGCCTCGCCCTCGGCGCGCATCAATGTGCTCGACGTCGGCTGCGGCTGGGGCGAACTGCTGCAAACCTTGATGACTTCCCTGCCGCCCGCCCTGCGCAGCCGCGTGGCGCCGCACGGGGTGGAAATTTCGCGCGCGCTGTCGACCCTGTCGGACGACAAGCTGCGGCCCCTCGGCGGGCGCTGCGTGCACGCCTCGGCCCAGGATGGCGTGCTGCGCTTCGACGAAGACTATTTCGACGTCATCGTCATGGCTTCCTACCTCGAACACGAAGCCAGTCCGCTCGAAGTGCTGGAAAACTGCCGCAAGCGCCTCAAGGCGGACGGCACCATCATCGTCAAGGTGCCCAATTTCGCCTGCTACAACCGGATGATCCGCGGCCCGCGCTGGAGCGGCTTTCGCTGGCCCGACCACGTGAACTACTTCACGCCCAAGACCTTGCGCGCCATCGCCGCGCGCGCCGGCCTCGACGTGGTGCGCATGAGCGCGCTCGACACCACGCCGTTCAGCGACAATATGTACGCGCTGCTGCGCACCAGCAAACCGGCGCCGTAG
- a CDS encoding metallophosphoesterase yields MRLLILSDLHHELWRDDAPRIDPALSRPDVVILAGDIDTGAKAVAWAARNFAGLPVLYVHGNHEGYGHNLDSVQGELREACMGAGNVHFLSCDEKIIGNVRFLGATLWTDFRLFGDDDRQAAMREAEAVMNDYKRIRLAQKNYRHLRAADTAQFHAVQTAWLRARLAEPFAGSTVVVTHMAPSMQSVADDYRQSRFSAAYASRLDALVSQADLWVHGHMHDPVDYMVGKCRVVSNPCGYKNRAGGTENVHFDPQFIVEIADRAPAQ; encoded by the coding sequence ATGCGCCTGCTTATTCTTTCCGACCTGCACCACGAACTCTGGCGCGACGACGCGCCCCGCATCGACCCGGCGCTGAGCCGTCCCGATGTCGTCATCCTGGCCGGCGATATCGATACCGGAGCCAAGGCGGTAGCCTGGGCCGCGCGCAATTTCGCCGGCTTGCCGGTGCTGTACGTGCACGGTAACCACGAAGGCTACGGCCACAATCTCGACAGCGTGCAAGGCGAACTGCGCGAAGCCTGCATGGGGGCCGGCAATGTGCACTTCCTCTCGTGCGACGAAAAAATCATCGGCAATGTGCGCTTTCTGGGCGCCACCCTGTGGACCGATTTCCGCCTGTTCGGCGACGACGACCGCCAGGCGGCCATGCGCGAAGCCGAAGCGGTAATGAACGACTACAAGCGCATCCGCCTGGCCCAGAAAAACTACCGCCATCTGCGCGCCGCCGACACGGCCCAGTTCCACGCAGTCCAGACCGCCTGGCTGCGCGCCCGGCTGGCCGAGCCGTTCGCCGGCTCCACCGTGGTCGTCACCCACATGGCGCCATCGATGCAGTCGGTGGCGGACGACTACCGGCAGTCGCGCTTCTCGGCCGCCTACGCATCGCGCCTCGACGCACTGGTGAGCCAGGCCGACCTGTGGGTGCACGGCCACATGCACGATCCGGTCGACTACATGGTGGGCAAGTGCCGGGTGGTGTCGAATCCCTGCGGCTACAAAAACCGCGCCGGCGGCACCGAAAATGTTCACTTCGACCCGCAATTCATCGTCGAGATCGCAGATCGGGCACCCGCCCAGTAA